A part of Amycolatopsis camponoti genomic DNA contains:
- a CDS encoding glycosyl hydrolase family 95 catalytic domain-containing protein: protein MDAVSRRTVLRSASVAVGAAAFGGLWAEGASPALAAGNPHRDVAADARMVWKRLPQNWQEGPFLANGYLGAQVYAGRTPQVLKVMLSHTQVQDQRIQWEAGIGLSRLPIGYLTLTLAGAITAVDWTLDLYNAELGGTITTTQGSVAFSAVVHNDLGVLLVSLTPTAGETGAAWAFQPLESATTRTVRKPPEYVANPAPEVADGYCAQPMLAGGGYTTAWRERRIGARRLLAATVAYSFPGTTHTADALASVRKALAANPDALLARHRRWWNDYHGRSFVSVPDKQVQRFYWIQLYKIAAATRAGGPVVSEWGPWFPEVGNSWTAVWWNLNVQVTYPIVNSSNHPELDAVTETFRRDHANLETSVPPAYRDGDTYALSHPGDWRLRPGGTRSVGVPGTTSKTDQTGNLLWGLHNVWLAYRHHLDRRVLRDVLYPTLAKALNFYRHFLFTGPDGFLHLPLTRSPEYADAADCTYDLSLIRWAARTLVDTAWILRLNEPRVPIWQEISAKLVPYHETAADGVLIGDGVPLSASHRHFSHLLWLYPLREKVWDSPGDRDLMTRTFRHWIADQTAWHGYSYAAASSMSSVMDAPEEALRYLKFFLDRNVVADTELTANTMYREGSNFAIESPITAAQSVVDMLVQGSGGVLKIFPSVSATWRDASIDGLRAEGAFLVDASRRDGKTEFVRVHSEAGEPLVLQHGVAGDVDVRDEHGRRLPWRPAGPGRIAIGLRRGGTAVVTPRGGRPDCAPRDVPALGPAPAWGLPS from the coding sequence ATGGACGCAGTGTCGCGGCGTACCGTGCTCCGCTCTGCCTCGGTCGCGGTGGGGGCCGCCGCGTTCGGCGGGCTGTGGGCCGAGGGGGCTTCGCCGGCGCTGGCCGCCGGGAACCCGCACCGGGACGTCGCCGCCGACGCTCGCATGGTCTGGAAGCGGCTCCCCCAGAACTGGCAGGAAGGCCCGTTCCTCGCCAACGGCTACCTCGGCGCGCAGGTCTACGCCGGTCGGACGCCGCAGGTCCTCAAGGTGATGCTGAGCCACACCCAGGTGCAGGACCAGCGCATCCAGTGGGAGGCCGGCATCGGGTTGTCCCGGCTGCCGATCGGCTACCTCACGCTCACGCTCGCCGGCGCGATCACCGCCGTCGACTGGACGCTCGACCTCTACAACGCCGAGCTCGGCGGCACGATCACCACCACCCAGGGCTCGGTCGCCTTCTCCGCCGTCGTGCACAACGACCTCGGCGTGCTGCTCGTCTCGCTGACGCCGACCGCGGGGGAGACCGGCGCGGCGTGGGCGTTCCAGCCGCTGGAGTCGGCGACCACCCGCACCGTCCGCAAGCCGCCCGAGTACGTCGCGAACCCCGCGCCCGAAGTGGCCGACGGGTACTGCGCGCAGCCGATGCTCGCCGGAGGCGGCTACACGACGGCCTGGCGCGAACGCCGGATCGGCGCGCGTCGGCTGCTCGCCGCGACCGTCGCCTACAGCTTCCCGGGCACGACGCACACGGCGGACGCCCTCGCGAGCGTCCGGAAAGCGCTTGCCGCGAACCCGGACGCCCTGCTCGCCCGCCACCGCCGCTGGTGGAACGACTACCACGGGCGCAGCTTCGTTTCGGTGCCGGACAAGCAGGTCCAGCGGTTCTACTGGATCCAGCTGTACAAGATCGCGGCCGCCACGCGGGCGGGCGGGCCGGTCGTGTCCGAGTGGGGACCGTGGTTCCCCGAGGTCGGCAACAGCTGGACCGCGGTCTGGTGGAACCTCAACGTCCAGGTCACCTACCCGATCGTCAACAGCAGCAACCACCCCGAGCTCGACGCCGTCACCGAGACCTTCCGGCGCGACCACGCGAACCTCGAGACGTCCGTCCCGCCGGCCTACCGCGACGGCGACACCTACGCGCTCTCGCACCCGGGCGACTGGCGGCTGCGGCCCGGCGGCACGCGCTCGGTCGGCGTCCCCGGGACGACGTCCAAGACCGACCAGACCGGGAACCTGTTGTGGGGCCTGCACAACGTCTGGCTCGCCTACCGCCACCACCTGGACCGGCGCGTGCTGCGCGACGTCCTGTACCCGACGCTGGCCAAGGCGCTGAACTTCTATCGCCACTTCCTGTTCACCGGCCCGGACGGGTTCCTGCACCTGCCGCTGACCCGCTCGCCGGAGTACGCCGACGCGGCCGACTGCACCTACGACCTTTCGCTGATCCGATGGGCCGCCCGCACGCTCGTCGACACCGCGTGGATCCTGCGCCTGAACGAGCCGCGTGTCCCGATCTGGCAGGAGATCAGCGCGAAACTGGTGCCCTACCACGAAACCGCGGCCGACGGCGTGCTGATCGGCGACGGCGTCCCGCTGTCCGCGTCGCACCGGCACTTCTCGCACCTGCTGTGGCTCTACCCGCTGCGGGAGAAGGTGTGGGACTCGCCCGGCGATCGTGACCTCATGACGCGGACGTTCCGGCACTGGATCGCCGATCAGACCGCCTGGCACGGCTACAGCTACGCGGCCGCGTCGTCGATGTCTTCGGTGATGGACGCGCCCGAGGAAGCTTTGCGCTACCTGAAGTTCTTCCTCGACCGCAACGTCGTGGCCGACACCGAGCTGACCGCGAACACGATGTACCGCGAAGGGTCCAACTTCGCGATCGAAAGCCCGATCACCGCCGCGCAGTCCGTGGTGGACATGCTGGTGCAGGGGTCCGGCGGCGTGCTCAAGATCTTCCCGTCGGTGTCGGCGACCTGGCGCGACGCCTCGATCGACGGCCTGCGCGCGGAGGGCGCGTTCCTCGTGGACGCCTCCCGCCGCGACGGGAAGACGGAGTTCGTGCGCGTGCACAGCGAAGCCGGCGAGCCGCTGGTGCTGCAGCACGGCGTCGCCGGGGACGTCGACGTCCGCGACGAGCACGGCCGGCGGCTGCCGTGGCGCCCGGCCGGGCCCGGCCGGATCGCGATCGGGCTGCGGCGCGGCGGGACCGCCGTCGTCACCCCGCGCGGCGGCCGACCGGACTGCGCGCCCCGCGACGTCCCCGCCCTCGGCCCGGCCCCGGCGTGGGGCCTGCCGAGCTGA